A DNA window from Macadamia integrifolia cultivar HAES 741 chromosome 4, SCU_Mint_v3, whole genome shotgun sequence contains the following coding sequences:
- the LOC122077128 gene encoding protein NRT1/ PTR FAMILY 6.1 — protein sequence MEAREIKSPPIHIPETPPILGDNTDSCRKKKLEIYFLESDERRTAIGGGYVGGTGTTPVNIRGKPITDISRTGGWIAAFFIFGNEMAERMAYFGLSVNMVAFMFYVMHRPFNSSANAVNIFLGISQASSVLGGFLADAYLGRYWTIAIFTTIYLAGLTGITLCATVNILVPNQDQCDQLSLLLGNCEPAKPWQMLYLYVALYVTGFGAAGIRPCVSSFGADQFDERSRDYKSHLDRFFNFFYLSVTVGAIVAFTMVVYIQRKHGWGSAFGSLAIAMGISNTVFFIGTPLYRHRLPGGSPLTRVAQVLVAAFRKRNASFSTSEFVGLYEVPGIRSAVKGSGKIAHTDEFRFLDKAALQLKEDGPNPSPWRLCTVTQVEEVKILLKLIPIPTCTIVLSLILTEYLTLSVQQAYTLNTHMGHLKLPVTCMPVFPGLSIFLILALYYSIFVPLSRRITGHPHGASQLQRVGIGLAISILSVAWAAVFESCRRSYAIKHGYEEIFLTAMPNLSAYWLLIQYCLIGIAEVFCIVGLLEFLYQEAPDAMRSIGSAYAAVAGGFGCFAASILNSIINSVTGNVKDGQPSWLSQNINTGRFDYFYWLLTILSVINFCGFLYLARRYNYRATRS from the exons ATGGAAGCCAGAGAAATTAAGTCTCCTCCTATACATATTCCAGAGACGCCACCAATCTTGGGCGACAATACTGATTCATGTCGTAAAAAGAAGCTCGAAATTTATTTCTTAGAAAGCGATGAGAGGAGGACGGCAATTGGGGGTGGCTATGTGGGAGGAACAGGAACTACCCCAGTTAATATCCGTGGGAAACCCATTACTGATATATCAAGAACAGGGGGATGGATTGCTGCCTTTTTCATTTTCG GGAATGAAATGGCAGAGAGAATGGCTTATTTTGGACTTTCGGTTAACATGGTGGCCTTTATGTTCTATGTAATGCATCGACCCTTCAATAGTTCCGCAAATGCGGTTAACATTTTCCTGGGGATATCACAGGCTTCATCTGTGCTAGGTGGATTTCTTGCTGATGCATATCTTGGACGATATTGGACCATTGCTATCTTCACGACAATCTATCTGGCT GGTCTGACGGGAATAACCTTGTGTGCTACTGTGAATATATTGGTGCCAAACCAAGATCAGTGTGATCAGCTATCCCTACTCTTGGGCAATTGTGAACCAGCAAAACCATGGCAAATGCTGTACCTCTATGTAGCTCTATACGTCACAGGATTTGGGGCGGCTGGTATTCGGCCCTGTGTTTCCTCATTTGGAGCTGATCAGTTTGATGAAAGGAGCAGAGACTACAAGTCTCACCTGGACagatttttcaatttcttctatctgTCTGTCACCGTTGGGGCAATTGTGGCTTTCACCATGGTAGTCTATATCCAAAGGAAACATGGATGGGGATCTGCTTTTGGTTCATTAGCCATAGCTATGGGCATATCAAATACTGTCTTTTTTATTGGTACTCCTTTGTACAGGCATAGGTTGCCCGGGGGTAGCCCTTTGACACGGGTAGCCCAGGTCCTGGTTGCAGCATTTCGAAAGAGAAATGCTTCTTTCTCTACCAGTGAGTTTGTAGGCCTGTATGAGGTTCCAGGCATACGATCTGCTGTAAAGGGTAGTGGAAAGATAGCCCACACTGATGAGTTTAG GTTCTTGGACAAGGCAGCACTGCAGTTGAAAGAAGATGGCCCAAATCCCAGTCCTTGGAGACTCTGCACTGTTACACAAGTGGAGGAGGTCAAGATACTACTAAAATTGATTCCAATACCAACCTGCACTATAGTTCTCAGTCTAATCCTAACGGAATATCTGACACTATCAGTCCAACAGGCATATACCTTGAATACTCACATGGGACATCTGAAGCTCCCAGTCACATGTATGCCTGTATTTCCAGGGCTCAGCATATTTCTTATCCTCGCTTTATACTATTCAATTTTTGTCCCTCTGTCCCGCCGCATCACTGGTCATCCTCATGGTGCCTCTCAGCTTCAGAGGGTGGGCATTGGGTTGGCAATCTCAATTCTATCTGTGGCATGGGCTGCGGTTTTTGAGAGTTGCAGGAGAAGCTACGCAATCAAACATGGCTATGAGGAAATTTTCCTAACTGCAATGCCCAACTTAAGTGCATATTGGCTATTGATCCAGTACTGCCTGATTGGCATAGCAGAAGTATTTTGCATCGTGGGTCTTCTAGAATTCCTTTATCAAGAGGCCCCGGATGCCATGAGAAGTATAGGATCGGCATATGCTGCTGTTGCGGGTGGTTTTGGCTGCTTTGCAGCCTCTATTTTGAACAGTATCATCAATTCAGTCACAGGGAATGTGAAAGATGGGCAACCATCATGGTTGTCTCAGAACATAAATACTGGTAGATTTGATTACTTCTACTGGCTTCTTACAATTCTAAGTGTGATAAACTTCTGCGGTTTTCTATATTTAGCCAGAAGGTACAATTACAGGGCAACTAGGAGTTGA